The proteins below come from a single Sphingomonas carotinifaciens genomic window:
- a CDS encoding glycosyltransferase — protein MPEKKRVLFVINSLAGGGAERVLTTLLAGSAAWAERYDLHLALLDDDPRAYGVPDWVRVTQLDARHGLKASLTQLRAAVGRIDPAVSLSFLTRANVANAFAMAGRRRPWLISERVNTSAHLGRGAGALAARAMVRLSYPRARHVIAVSDGVADDLVANFGVRRDRVSAIANPVDHDTILARAGEAAGFVPAGPYVVAVGRLMPNKNFAMLLDAYARAAIPARLVILGEGPERAALEAQAARLGIADRVDMPGFVANPFAILARAEMFALPSNAEGFPNGLVEAMACGLPVVATNCASGPSEILANRARSAVTGPMDVPAGALVPTDDAAAFGAALQAVFAEPRRRAAGAAARTRSQDYGVAQATARYWARIEAALVPRGRPVPAPSGEMILRSGVSR, from the coding sequence ATGCCGGAAAAGAAACGGGTCCTGTTCGTCATCAACTCGCTGGCCGGGGGCGGGGCGGAGCGGGTGCTGACCACGCTGCTTGCCGGGTCGGCCGCCTGGGCGGAACGCTACGACCTGCATCTGGCGCTGCTGGATGACGATCCGCGTGCGTACGGCGTACCCGACTGGGTGCGGGTGACGCAGCTCGATGCGCGGCATGGATTGAAGGCGAGCCTGACGCAGCTTCGTGCGGCGGTGGGGCGGATCGATCCGGCGGTGTCGTTGAGCTTTCTGACCCGCGCCAATGTCGCCAACGCCTTTGCGATGGCGGGCCGGCGGCGGCCATGGCTGATCAGCGAGCGGGTGAATACCTCGGCCCATCTGGGGCGGGGCGCGGGCGCGCTGGCGGCGCGGGCGATGGTGCGGCTGTCCTATCCGCGGGCGCGGCATGTGATCGCGGTGTCGGACGGGGTGGCGGACGATCTGGTCGCCAATTTCGGGGTGAGGCGCGACCGGGTATCGGCGATCGCCAACCCGGTGGATCACGACACGATCCTGGCGCGCGCAGGCGAGGCGGCGGGCTTCGTCCCCGCCGGGCCCTATGTGGTCGCGGTCGGGCGGCTGATGCCGAACAAGAATTTCGCGATGCTGCTGGACGCCTATGCCCGCGCCGCCATTCCGGCACGGCTGGTGATCCTGGGCGAAGGGCCGGAGCGCGCGGCCCTGGAGGCGCAGGCCGCGCGGCTGGGCATCGCCGACCGGGTGGACATGCCCGGCTTCGTCGCCAATCCGTTCGCGATCCTGGCGCGCGCAGAGATGTTCGCGTTGCCGTCCAATGCAGAAGGGTTCCCCAACGGGCTGGTCGAGGCGATGGCGTGCGGGTTGCCGGTGGTGGCGACCAACTGCGCGTCCGGGCCGTCCGAGATTCTGGCGAACCGTGCGCGGAGCGCGGTGACGGGGCCGATGGACGTGCCCGCCGGCGCGCTGGTGCCGACCGACGATGCGGCGGCCTTCGGTGCGGCCTTGCAGGCGGTGTTCGCCGAGCCGCGGCGGCGTGCGGCGGGTGCGGCGGCGCGGACGCGGTCGCAGGATTACGGCGTGGCGCAGGCGACGGCGCGCTACTGGGCGCGGATCGAGGCGGCACTGGTGCCGCGCGGACGACCGGTGCCCGCCCCCTCTGGAGAAATGATCTTGCGTTCGGGAGTGTCGCGATGA
- a CDS encoding serine O-acetyltransferase has product MDATIGTLDRDVVLGTPAGAVDSNETGKPHNRGCIVSFAKLRAVLAADLYRYAGRTSAGAFAKHYLFTPGFKYTVLMRTAGWLRLKPAKALGLYPLAKLMLLRARYKYGFAIPEYTEIGPGLFLNRFGGFYFHGDAKVGSNVNVTHGVVLGFMNRGRGAGAPVVGDRTFIGSGAKIIGGLAIGADAAVGANAVVTKDVPERGVVGGIPAKLLSTQGSEGYINRMAPAAMLARCEGAFRGF; this is encoded by the coding sequence ATGGACGCGACGATAGGTACGCTGGACCGCGATGTCGTGCTGGGTACGCCAGCCGGGGCGGTGGACAGCAACGAGACGGGCAAGCCGCACAATCGCGGCTGCATCGTCAGCTTCGCCAAGCTGCGCGCGGTGCTGGCCGCGGACCTGTACCGCTATGCGGGGCGCACGTCGGCGGGCGCGTTCGCGAAGCATTACCTGTTCACGCCGGGATTCAAATATACCGTGCTGATGCGCACCGCCGGCTGGCTGCGACTGAAGCCGGCCAAGGCGCTGGGCCTGTATCCGCTGGCCAAGCTGATGCTGCTGCGCGCGCGCTACAAATACGGCTTTGCGATCCCCGAATATACCGAGATCGGGCCGGGGCTGTTCCTGAACCGGTTCGGCGGCTTCTACTTTCACGGCGACGCGAAGGTGGGCAGCAACGTCAACGTGACGCACGGCGTGGTGCTGGGCTTCATGAACCGGGGGCGCGGTGCGGGCGCGCCGGTGGTGGGCGACCGGACATTCATCGGGTCGGGCGCCAAGATCATCGGCGGCCTGGCGATCGGCGCGGATGCCGCGGTCGGCGCGAATGCGGTGGTGACCAAGGACGTGCCGGAGCGCGGCGTGGTCGGCGGGATACCGGCCAAGCTTTTGTCCACGCAAGGGTCGGAGGGGTATATCAACCGGATGGCGCCGGCCGCGATGCTGGCGCGGTGCGAGGGGGCGTTTCGGGGGTTTTAG
- a CDS encoding calcium-binding protein, with the protein MANFYVSPTGAGDRSGKDIANAASIGSMNTLIGKAGPGGQVLMIADQGAYKPAGIIGISKGGADGAPVTIRGIDSKGAAMEAHIVGTRDTSWTAGDAQGAEIFKLGAGASHLVFEDLQIDHAGTAFRVTADIANLTIQRVDAANVGRFFENLASGSSATATIAGLTIRDVDVTGFSRTAIRLQYDTHDVDVAGVTIDMAGQTGDGMPAGIHLDGTVHGVTVRGVTVQNVLSTTGGYLNGDGFASERGVYDVAFIDTVARGNSDGGYDLKSENTTLLRTLSEENGRNYRLWGSATLTDAVGRNPVWRGGSSEQNQLWLDSAAKVTVNGGSFEDAGSRTKVISSTGQLVLKDVAITHSDLATVMTKASEAGLSGWDSVTETVVADAGPASAGRTTFEPAQGAVVAPPPPVADALVGTLGSDVFRIDHDGDRITEGAGGGHDRVEVTLNAYTLGANLEDMARIGGGAFAGTGNALANVLTGGGGDDRLSGLEGNDVLEGGEGRDTLLGGNGVDVLNGGRGDDALTGGWQGDTLAGGADNDVLIGDVDWVNGKGANDVLDGGAGDDRVMGDAVTLYGSGKGGNDQVEGGAGDDVLFGDAVTMKDKAAGGADVLSGGDGDDWLYGDAQFWTAGTKGGADRLDGGAGDDHLIGGGGDDRLTGGAGADWFVFAPGSGKDVVTDFAHGDGDRIDLAAFHTGFDRLHWTDTADGVRLTLGGDTVLLQGVHTLTAGDLFFG; encoded by the coding sequence ATGGCTAATTTCTACGTCTCGCCGACCGGGGCCGGCGACAGGAGCGGCAAGGATATCGCCAATGCCGCATCGATCGGATCGATGAACACGCTGATCGGCAAGGCAGGCCCGGGCGGGCAGGTGCTGATGATCGCGGACCAGGGGGCCTATAAACCCGCCGGCATCATCGGCATTTCCAAGGGAGGCGCCGATGGTGCGCCGGTGACGATCCGCGGGATCGATTCCAAGGGCGCGGCGATGGAAGCGCATATCGTGGGTACCCGCGATACGAGCTGGACCGCAGGCGATGCGCAAGGGGCCGAGATCTTCAAGCTGGGCGCCGGTGCCAGCCATCTGGTGTTCGAGGATCTGCAGATCGACCATGCCGGCACCGCGTTCCGGGTGACCGCGGATATCGCGAACCTAACCATCCAGCGGGTGGATGCGGCCAATGTCGGTCGCTTCTTCGAAAATCTGGCGAGCGGATCGAGCGCGACCGCGACGATCGCGGGGCTGACCATTCGCGACGTCGATGTGACGGGCTTCTCGCGCACGGCGATCCGCCTGCAATATGACACGCATGACGTGGACGTGGCGGGCGTCACCATCGACATGGCCGGGCAGACGGGGGACGGCATGCCGGCCGGCATCCATCTGGACGGCACCGTGCACGGGGTGACGGTGCGCGGCGTGACGGTGCAGAATGTGCTGAGCACCACCGGCGGCTATCTGAACGGCGACGGCTTTGCGTCGGAGCGCGGCGTGTACGATGTGGCGTTCATCGACACGGTGGCGCGCGGCAACAGCGATGGCGGCTATGATCTGAAGTCGGAGAACACCACGCTGCTGCGTACCCTGTCGGAGGAGAATGGCCGCAACTACCGGCTATGGGGATCGGCGACGCTGACCGATGCGGTGGGGCGCAATCCGGTGTGGCGCGGGGGATCGTCGGAGCAGAACCAGCTGTGGCTGGACAGCGCGGCCAAGGTGACGGTGAACGGCGGCAGCTTCGAGGATGCGGGATCGCGTACCAAGGTGATCTCGTCCACCGGGCAACTGGTGCTGAAGGACGTGGCGATCACGCATTCGGACCTGGCGACGGTGATGACCAAGGCTAGCGAGGCGGGGCTGTCCGGCTGGGACAGCGTGACCGAGACGGTGGTCGCCGATGCGGGCCCTGCCTCGGCGGGGCGGACGACCTTCGAGCCGGCGCAAGGCGCGGTGGTCGCGCCGCCACCCCCGGTCGCCGACGCTCTGGTCGGCACGCTGGGCAGCGATGTGTTCCGGATCGATCACGACGGCGACCGCATCACCGAAGGGGCCGGTGGTGGGCATGACCGGGTCGAGGTGACGCTAAATGCCTACACGCTGGGCGCGAATCTGGAGGATATGGCGCGGATTGGTGGGGGGGCGTTTGCGGGTACGGGCAATGCGCTGGCCAATGTGCTGACCGGGGGAGGGGGCGACGACCGGTTGAGCGGGCTGGAGGGCAATGATGTGCTGGAAGGGGGCGAGGGGCGGGACACGTTGCTGGGCGGCAATGGGGTCGACGTACTGAACGGGGGGAGGGGCGACGATGCGCTGACCGGGGGATGGCAGGGGGATACGCTGGCCGGCGGGGCGGATAACGACGTGCTGATCGGTGACGTCGACTGGGTGAACGGCAAGGGGGCGAACGACGTGCTGGACGGCGGCGCGGGCGACGACCGGGTGATGGGCGATGCCGTGACGCTGTATGGCAGCGGCAAGGGGGGTAATGATCAGGTGGAGGGCGGCGCAGGGGACGACGTGCTGTTCGGCGATGCGGTCACGATGAAGGACAAGGCGGCGGGCGGCGCGGACGTGCTGAGCGGTGGCGATGGCGACGACTGGCTGTACGGCGACGCGCAGTTCTGGACGGCGGGCACGAAGGGCGGCGCGGACCGGCTGGACGGGGGCGCCGGTGACGATCACCTGATCGGCGGGGGCGGCGACGACCGGCTGACCGGCGGCGCGGGGGCGGACTGGTTCGTCTTTGCGCCGGGATCGGGCAAGGACGTGGTGACCGACTTTGCGCACGGCGATGGCGACCGCATCGACCTGGCGGCGTTCCACACCGGTTTCGACCGGTTGCACTGGACCGATACCGCCGATGGCGTGCGCCTGACCCTGGGCGGCGACACCGTGCTGTTGCAGGGGGTGCACACGCTGACCGCTGGAGACCTGTTCTTCGGTTGA
- a CDS encoding beta strand repeat-containing protein, whose translation MPVLYISPTGSGSGNGSSAADAATLADLPKLIAAAGPGGEVRLIADQGAYTAPADALSIVAGGREGLPVTIRGVDSAGNPMDATITGSRPAPFDPANPSGEEVMRLLDGADHLVFRDLAFDNVGTAFRVGADIADLTVQGIAATNVARFFDDIASGANTSATIDTLTIRDVDIAGYSKGAIRVQYDSSNILIQDVRADSGFQDGDNFAIGLHLDGTAHDVTVERVAMRNALDTVNDYRNGDGFATERGTYNISLRDIIATGNSDGGLDLKTDNIVVDGAIVSGNGRNIRLWGTNAQLSDIVSLDAGAPTPGGNREHVWLGANASASIDGALIGDPGSPTVFNLAERGGRLTVIDAGLSTGPGSTLVKRGTGATLTQTDSRAPAATGTPAADLVTGTATADTLSTGDGDDMALGGAGDDRIDGGAGDDMLVGDAGDDVIEGGAGEDILVGGAGRDRLSYANSAAGVTIDLSHLSARGGDAYGDLYDGFEDVEGSAFADTLTGDAAANRLHGNAGDDRLSGGAGDDILAGGAGADLLDGGAGYDLAEYRDSAAAIAIDLAAGTATGGDAAGDTLLGIEAIAGSAFGDALLGGAGGDTLDGAGGDDLIDGRGGDDMLVGGAGADTLIGGDGLDTADYSDSFTGVAVDLSAGTGLGGDAEGDRLLGIERLVGSAFADTLTGDAGANWFVGGAGADSITGGDGIDTVNYSSDAAVAVDLATGTGGDGDTLAGIENVIGTTGTDMLAGDAFDNALFGGAGDDRLAGRGGADRLDGGAGRDTADYSDSATGMTVDLRTGTASDGDTLIGIEDLIGSAHDDAFYGDAGANTLTGGAGADLLDGGDGFDTADYGTAATAVQIDLALDTQGGGDAQGDRLVGIEAVRGSVFADTLAGGLGADALHGGDGDDLIDGRDGDDLLDGGAGADTLTGGAGFDTVDYSRNAVAIAIDLATGTSTGGEAAGDRFSGIERFIGTQFADTLTGDANDQWFTGGAGADLLNGGAGFDTADYSASAAAVRINLATNVHTGGDAAGDSLTGMEAVIGSALADTLVGDAGANRLEGGAGNDTLDGGAGADVMIGGTGNDAYVVDTPEDQVMEAEGGGTDIVRTTLNALTLADHVEDLSYTAWGSFTGIGNALDNAIYGSTGDDALYGLDGDDKLVGGLGADLLVGGGGRDQADYTKSSAITVNLQTNVNTGGEAEGDRLFGIETVVGSNYADTITGNDDPLVADTLYGRGGNDTLVGGAGDDLLDGGAGNDIMTGGAGNDQYVVYEAGDQVIELAGGGTDRVRTAAATYLLPDHVEELVYTGTVAATLTGNAENNLIVGRTGGDTLSGGAGNDILRGAAGADLLDGGTGLDTADYTGSLGAVTINLRYATASGGDAEGDRLVSIENATGGAQSDVLNGSAAANILSGAAGNDTLFGDDGNDTLYGGDGQDRLDGGKNEDALYGDAGDDWLMGGQQADRLYGGAGNDRLIGDTDWISSLAAKDVLDGGDGDDWLVGDGTAFTASGRGADDRLTGGAGNDVLIGDGETFATGAIGGGDTLDGGAGDDILYGDAVTMAAGSRGGADTLTGGTGADRFVFAGSFGRDTITDFTRSDGDVIDLSGHGLSFDTLNYTVSSAGLTISLSDTDTIFLRGVSTLTQGDLFFG comes from the coding sequence ATGCCGGTACTCTACATCTCGCCCACGGGCAGCGGTTCGGGCAACGGGTCGAGCGCCGCCGACGCCGCCACGCTCGCCGACCTGCCAAAGCTGATCGCCGCCGCCGGCCCCGGTGGCGAGGTGCGGTTGATCGCGGACCAGGGCGCCTACACCGCGCCCGCCGACGCGCTCTCCATCGTCGCGGGCGGCCGCGAGGGGCTGCCCGTCACCATTCGCGGCGTCGACTCGGCGGGCAACCCGATGGACGCCACCATCACCGGCAGCCGCCCCGCCCCCTTCGACCCCGCCAACCCCAGTGGCGAGGAGGTGATGCGCCTGCTGGACGGAGCCGACCATCTCGTCTTCCGCGACCTCGCCTTCGACAATGTCGGTACCGCCTTTCGCGTCGGTGCCGACATCGCCGACCTGACCGTGCAGGGGATCGCCGCCACCAACGTCGCGCGCTTCTTCGACGACATCGCCTCGGGCGCGAACACCAGCGCGACGATCGATACGCTCACCATCCGCGACGTCGACATCGCCGGCTATTCCAAGGGCGCGATCCGCGTCCAGTATGACAGTTCCAACATCCTCATCCAGGATGTCCGCGCCGACAGCGGGTTTCAGGACGGCGACAATTTCGCGATCGGCCTCCATCTCGACGGCACCGCGCACGACGTGACGGTGGAGCGCGTCGCGATGCGCAACGCCCTCGACACGGTGAACGACTATCGCAACGGCGACGGCTTCGCCACCGAACGCGGCACCTACAACATTTCCCTTCGCGACATCATCGCCACCGGCAACTCTGACGGCGGCCTCGACCTCAAAACCGACAATATCGTCGTCGACGGCGCGATCGTCTCGGGCAACGGGCGCAACATCCGCCTCTGGGGCACGAATGCGCAACTGAGCGACATCGTCAGCCTCGACGCCGGCGCCCCCACCCCCGGCGGCAATCGCGAGCATGTCTGGCTCGGCGCGAACGCCAGCGCCTCCATCGACGGCGCGCTGATCGGCGATCCCGGCTCCCCCACCGTCTTCAACCTCGCCGAGCGGGGCGGCCGCCTGACCGTCATCGATGCCGGCCTCTCCACCGGCCCCGGCTCCACCCTGGTCAAGCGCGGCACCGGCGCCACCCTGACCCAGACCGACTCCCGCGCCCCGGCCGCTACCGGCACCCCCGCTGCCGACCTCGTCACCGGCACTGCCACCGCCGATACCCTGTCCACCGGCGACGGCGACGACATGGCACTAGGCGGGGCAGGCGACGACCGGATCGACGGCGGCGCGGGCGACGACATGCTGGTCGGCGATGCCGGCGACGACGTGATCGAGGGTGGTGCGGGCGAGGACATTCTGGTCGGCGGCGCCGGCCGCGATCGGCTGAGCTATGCGAACAGCGCGGCCGGCGTGACCATCGACCTGTCGCACCTGTCGGCCCGCGGCGGCGACGCTTACGGCGACCTGTATGACGGGTTCGAGGATGTGGAGGGCTCCGCATTCGCCGACACCCTGACCGGCGACGCCGCCGCCAACCGCCTCCATGGCAATGCCGGCGACGACCGGCTGTCGGGCGGCGCAGGGGACGACATCCTGGCTGGCGGTGCCGGCGCCGACCTTCTCGACGGCGGTGCCGGCTACGACCTGGCGGAGTACCGCGACAGCGCGGCCGCCATCGCGATCGACCTTGCCGCCGGCACCGCCACCGGCGGCGATGCGGCCGGCGACACGCTTCTGGGGATCGAGGCGATCGCCGGCTCCGCCTTTGGCGATGCGCTGCTCGGCGGGGCCGGCGGCGACACGCTGGACGGCGCTGGCGGCGACGACCTGATCGACGGGCGTGGCGGCGACGACATGCTGGTCGGCGGGGCCGGCGCCGACACGCTGATCGGCGGCGACGGCCTCGACACCGCCGACTATTCGGACAGCTTTACCGGCGTCGCCGTCGACCTGTCCGCCGGCACCGGCCTTGGCGGCGATGCCGAAGGCGACCGTCTCCTTGGCATCGAGCGGCTTGTCGGCTCCGCCTTCGCCGACACGCTCACCGGCGACGCGGGCGCCAACTGGTTCGTCGGCGGCGCCGGCGCGGACAGCATCACCGGTGGCGACGGCATCGACACGGTGAATTACAGCAGCGATGCCGCCGTCGCCGTCGATCTCGCCACCGGCACCGGCGGCGATGGCGACACGCTTGCGGGCATCGAGAATGTGATCGGCACCACCGGCACCGATATGCTGGCCGGCGACGCGTTCGACAACGCGCTGTTCGGCGGCGCGGGCGACGATCGCCTTGCCGGCCGCGGTGGCGCCGACCGGCTCGATGGCGGTGCCGGCCGCGACACCGCCGACTATTCGGACAGCGCCACCGGCATGACCGTCGACCTGCGCACGGGCACCGCCTCCGATGGCGATACGCTGATCGGTATCGAGGACCTGATCGGCTCGGCGCACGACGACGCGTTCTACGGCGATGCCGGTGCCAACACGCTGACCGGCGGCGCCGGTGCCGATCTGCTCGATGGCGGCGACGGCTTCGACACCGCCGATTACGGCACCGCCGCCACCGCGGTGCAGATCGACCTCGCGCTCGACACGCAAGGCGGCGGCGATGCGCAGGGCGACCGGTTGGTCGGTATCGAGGCGGTCCGCGGCTCGGTCTTCGCCGACACGCTGGCGGGCGGCCTCGGCGCCGATGCGCTGCACGGTGGCGACGGCGACGACCTGATCGACGGGCGCGACGGCGACGACCTGCTGGATGGCGGCGCCGGCGCGGACACGCTGACCGGCGGCGCCGGCTTTGATACCGTCGACTATTCCCGCAACGCCGTCGCCATCGCCATCGATCTCGCCACCGGCACCAGCACTGGCGGCGAGGCGGCGGGCGACCGCTTCTCCGGCATCGAACGCTTTATCGGCACGCAGTTCGCCGACACGCTGACCGGCGATGCCAACGACCAGTGGTTCACCGGCGGCGCCGGCGCCGACCTGCTGAACGGCGGCGCCGGCTTCGACACCGCCGATTACAGCGCCAGCGCCGCGGCAGTGCGCATCAATCTCGCCACCAACGTCCATACGGGCGGCGATGCGGCCGGCGACAGCCTGACCGGAATGGAGGCGGTGATCGGCAGCGCCCTTGCCGACACGCTGGTCGGCGACGCGGGTGCCAACCGGCTGGAGGGCGGCGCCGGCAACGACACGCTGGATGGCGGGGCGGGTGCCGATGTCATGATCGGCGGCACCGGCAACGACGCCTATGTCGTCGATACGCCCGAAGACCAGGTGATGGAGGCAGAGGGCGGCGGCACCGATATCGTCCGCACCACGCTCAACGCGCTGACGCTGGCCGACCATGTCGAGGATCTCAGCTACACCGCATGGGGCAGCTTCACCGGCATCGGCAACGCCCTCGACAATGCGATCTATGGCAGCACCGGCGACGATGCGCTGTACGGGCTGGACGGGGACGACAAGCTGGTCGGCGGCCTCGGCGCGGACCTGCTCGTCGGCGGCGGCGGCCGCGACCAGGCGGATTACACCAAGTCGTCCGCGATCACCGTCAACCTGCAGACCAACGTCAACACCGGCGGCGAGGCGGAGGGCGACCGGCTCTTTGGCATCGAAACCGTGGTCGGCTCCAACTATGCCGACACCATCACCGGCAACGACGATCCGCTGGTCGCCGACACGCTCTACGGGCGCGGCGGCAACGACACGCTGGTCGGCGGCGCCGGCGACGACCTGCTCGATGGCGGTGCGGGCAACGACATCATGACCGGCGGCGCCGGCAACGACCAATATGTCGTCTACGAGGCCGGCGATCAGGTGATCGAACTGGCCGGCGGCGGCACCGACCGGGTGCGCACGGCGGCGGCCACCTATCTGCTCCCCGACCATGTCGAGGAGCTGGTCTATACCGGCACCGTCGCGGCCACCCTGACCGGCAACGCCGAAAACAACCTGATCGTCGGCCGCACCGGCGGCGATACGCTGTCCGGTGGCGCCGGCAACGACATCCTGCGCGGCGCGGCCGGTGCCGACCTGCTCGACGGCGGCACCGGCCTCGACACCGCCGACTATACCGGCTCGCTCGGCGCCGTCACGATCAACCTGCGCTATGCCACCGCCAGCGGCGGCGATGCGGAGGGGGACCGGCTGGTCAGCATCGAAAACGCCACCGGCGGCGCGCAGTCCGACGTGCTGAACGGCAGCGCCGCCGCCAACATCCTGTCGGGCGCGGCCGGCAACGACACGCTGTTCGGCGACGATGGCAATGATACGCTGTACGGCGGCGACGGCCAGGACCGGCTCGACGGCGGCAAGAACGAGGATGCGCTATACGGCGACGCCGGCGACGACTGGCTGATGGGCGGCCAGCAGGCCGATCGTCTCTATGGAGGCGCGGGCAACGACCGGCTGATCGGCGATACCGACTGGATATCCTCGCTGGCGGCCAAGGATGTGCTCGATGGTGGCGACGGCGACGACTGGCTGGTCGGCGACGGCACCGCCTTTACCGCCTCGGGCCGCGGCGCGGACGACCGGTTGACGGGCGGCGCCGGCAACGACGTGCTGATCGGCGATGGCGAGACCTTTGCCACCGGCGCGATCGGTGGCGGGGACACGCTCGACGGCGGCGCGGGCGATGACATCCTTTATGGCGACGCGGTCACCATGGCGGCGGGCTCGCGCGGCGGCGCCGATACGCTGACCGGCGGCACCGGGGCCGACCGCTTCGTCTTCGCCGGCAGCTTCGGCCGCGACACGATCACCGACTTCACGCGCAGCGATGGCGACGTGATCGACCTCAGCGGCCACGGCTTGAGCTTCGATACCTTGAACTACACCGTATCGTCTGCCGGCCTGACCATATCGCTAAGCGACACCGACACCATCTTCCTGCGCGGCGTATCGACGCTGACTCAGGGCGACCTCTTCTTCGGCTAA
- a CDS encoding glycosyltransferase family 4 protein has protein sequence MVQRASAHSGDATEPTICVTGLRGFPNVMGGVESHCEELLPRIKALWPAHTSVVLGRAGYLPEKRSVFKGVEMVGVPCPRQKHLEAILATLVAVVMAWRQGASLVHIHAIGPGLMAPLARLLGLRVVVTHHGTDYHRAKWGIVAKTALRFGEWLALTFAHRIIAVSPSLARQLRETFPARADDIHYIPNGAPELPRDADPKLVLERLGIDAPFLLAVGRLVPEKGLHDLIEAFERSSCTAKLVIVGAADHQDQYAKSLLARAGERVVFAGVQSRATLRCLYERCTLFVMPSYHEGLPIAALEAASCGAKMLLSDIPACRDIGLSARNYFPTGDVDVLTERLSEDCEPLAIDRGQIRRRFSWDKAAQETMTVYRAALSADAEPNAAPEAARAEWDERPART, from the coding sequence ATGGTGCAGCGTGCAAGCGCGCATAGCGGTGATGCGACCGAACCGACGATCTGCGTGACGGGCCTGCGTGGCTTCCCGAACGTGATGGGCGGGGTGGAAAGCCATTGCGAGGAATTGCTGCCGCGGATCAAGGCGTTGTGGCCGGCGCACACCTCCGTCGTGCTGGGGCGCGCCGGATATCTGCCCGAGAAGCGCAGCGTGTTCAAAGGCGTGGAGATGGTCGGCGTGCCGTGCCCGCGCCAGAAGCATCTGGAAGCGATACTGGCGACGCTGGTCGCGGTCGTCATGGCATGGCGGCAGGGTGCCAGCCTGGTGCATATCCACGCGATCGGGCCGGGGCTGATGGCGCCGCTGGCGCGCCTGCTGGGCCTGCGCGTGGTGGTGACGCATCACGGCACCGATTATCACCGGGCCAAATGGGGCATCGTCGCCAAGACGGCCTTGCGCTTCGGCGAGTGGCTGGCGCTGACCTTTGCGCACCGGATTATCGCGGTGTCGCCATCGCTGGCGCGGCAGTTGCGCGAAACCTTTCCGGCGCGGGCCGACGACATCCATTATATCCCCAACGGCGCGCCCGAGCTGCCGCGCGATGCAGACCCGAAGCTGGTGCTGGAGCGGCTGGGCATCGACGCGCCGTTCCTGCTGGCGGTGGGCCGGCTGGTACCCGAAAAGGGGCTGCACGACCTGATCGAGGCGTTCGAGCGGTCGTCCTGCACAGCCAAGCTGGTGATCGTCGGTGCAGCGGATCATCAGGACCAGTATGCGAAGTCGCTGCTGGCCCGCGCCGGCGAGCGGGTGGTGTTCGCCGGCGTCCAGTCTCGCGCCACGCTGCGATGCCTGTACGAGCGGTGCACCCTGTTCGTCATGCCCTCCTATCATGAAGGCCTGCCGATCGCCGCGCTGGAGGCGGCGAGTTGCGGGGCCAAGATGCTACTGAGCGATATTCCGGCGTGCCGGGATATCGGGCTGTCGGCGCGCAACTATTTCCCGACCGGCGACGTGGATGTGCTGACCGAGCGGCTGAGCGAGGATTGCGAGCCGCTGGCGATCGACCGTGGCCAGATCCGGCGCCGCTTTTCATGGGACAAGGCGGCGCAGGAGACGATGACAGTATATCGGGCGGCGCTGAGCGCCGATGCCGAGCCGAACGCGGCGCCCGAGGCGGCGCGGGCCGAATGGGACGAGCGCCCCGCACGGACCTGA
- a CDS encoding Flp family type IVb pilin, translating into MQALRAFLKNNKGATAIEYGLIAALIAVAAIATMTTLGSNLNKTFSNVASNIDKAG; encoded by the coding sequence ATGCAAGCACTTCGTGCTTTTCTGAAGAACAACAAGGGTGCGACCGCCATCGAATATGGCCTGATTGCCGCCCTGATCGCCGTTGCGGCTATCGCCACGATGACGACGCTGGGCAGCAACCTCAACAAGACGTTTTCGAACGTCGCGTCCAACATCGATAAGGCTGGATAA
- a CDS encoding polysaccharide biosynthesis/export family protein: MTRAMVMMAAALMMLPACSGQRPVAGAGTAPPPATAFTLSPGDKVKIATYGEASLTGDYEVSPAGTIAFPLIGDVKAAGLGPEALSQAIQARLKAGYLLEPKVSVQVASYRPIYILGEVKKPGEYPFTQGLTIRGAVAKADGFTYRANEKRVFLKRAGDAGETIYPLSADFPVLPGDTIRFAERYF; the protein is encoded by the coding sequence ATGACGCGTGCGATGGTGATGATGGCGGCGGCGCTGATGATGCTGCCGGCCTGTTCGGGACAGCGGCCGGTGGCGGGGGCGGGCACCGCGCCGCCGCCCGCAACCGCCTTCACCCTGTCGCCGGGCGACAAGGTGAAGATCGCGACCTATGGCGAGGCGTCGCTGACCGGGGATTACGAGGTTTCGCCGGCGGGCACGATCGCCTTTCCGTTGATCGGCGACGTGAAGGCCGCGGGGCTGGGACCGGAGGCCCTGTCGCAGGCGATCCAGGCGCGATTGAAGGCGGGATACCTGCTGGAGCCCAAGGTGTCGGTGCAGGTCGCCAGCTATCGCCCGATCTACATCCTGGGCGAGGTGAAGAAGCCGGGCGAATATCCCTTCACCCAGGGACTGACGATCCGCGGCGCCGTCGCCAAGGCGGACGGCTTCACCTACCGCGCGAACGAGAAGCGCGTGTTCCTGAAGCGCGCGGGCGACGCCGGGGAGACCATCTATCCGCTGTCCGCCGACTTCCCCGTGTTGCCGGGCGACACCATCCGTTTTGCAGAAAGGTATTTCTGA